The genome window ATTCCCGACCTAAAAACTGCTCACCTTCCCCTGCTGCACTTTGTTGGCCCGCTCCTTACCCTCCTCGCGATTCGAAAAACGAGGTTCGACAGATGGCTGAATCAGCGGTTTCAAGGTGTGCCTACTCGCATACCGACTCAAGAAACCCAATCAACGCAGCAAGAGGAGGAAAACAGCTTCACCCCCCTCTTTCTGTCTCACAAGTCTCAAAAAGTTCATTGGGATGATATCATCATCAACGACTCGCTTAAAAAGCAGCTTCTTAGTATCGTTGAACTTCTCCGGTCTCCCGAAAAAGCTAAAAAGTATGGAATTGAGACACCAAAAGGAATCATTTTTCACGGGCCCCCTGGAACTGGGAAAACCACGATAGCAAGAGCATTCGCGAGCACTGCGGGATTAAATTTTTTCTCTGTTGCAGCAGATGACATTATCTCAAAGTTTGTTGGAGAATCTGAAAAAAATCTCTCAAGACTATTCCATGCAGCTGAACAACACCGCCCGGCTGTTGTTTTTATAGATGAGATTGACTCCATTGGAAGGGCAAGAGGGGGAAAGAGTCAGGCATGGGCAGAAAATCTATTGAACCATTTCTTACAGATTATTGATGGAATCAAAAATATCGAGGGGGTCTATATTATTGGCGCAACCAATAGAGTTGATCTCGTAGATGACGCTCTTAAGAGAGCTGGGCGTCTCAGCAAAAGTATTGAAATTTCACCTCCTGATCATAAAGCAAGAACAGAGCTTTTCTCTATCTTCCTGAGAAATATTACGATGGATAAAGAAATTGATATCTCATACCTTGCAGAGATTACCGAAGGCTGTACTGGTGCAGATATCAAAGAAATTTGTAATCAAGCGGGACTAAACGCTTTCAATCGAGAGTCCCAAAAAGGCAATCATCGACATTACCGTGTTTCAGAACACGACCTGTTTCATGCAATTGAGCAATATCTGCAACCAGCTGATAACACTCAATATTGTTAAGTGGGTCGATTATTTTTTTCTCTATGCCTCCTCAATACGCAATTTTGCCATAACACCCGTAGAGTAGGCTTCTCTCAAGAACGCCACTGATGGTTAGAAAACTTTTTACGCGGTTTTATGTTTCAACAACAGAACACTACCCCACTCGCAGCTCCAGAAGAGCTCGATAAGTCTACTTCCCCCTCGTCTGACTTAAATACAACTCTGCAAAAGGAAGAGGTAGTAGATCTCAAGCAATATATCGACCTTGAAGCCAATAATGCCGCTGAAGCGAGACTTTCTGATCTGATGAAAGCCCTCGATACAAACGGCGATGGACACGTCTCAGTCAGTGAATTTAAAGAAAAAGCGACGGAAGAGCATCTCAACAAACTTCAGACCGAGGGAGTGATTACGGGCGAAGAACGAATAAAGATTTCCCAAGACCATCGTCACCACCGAGTTATCAACTCAATGAGTGACTCCCAGTCTGATATGCGAACAGACACCCTGGAAGAACAGGACCTAAATAATGCAAATGATCCTGCTCTTCACCAGCCAGCCTCAATAAACGATATACTTGCGGCAATGCGTACTACAGAAGTCAAGGAAGAGATGATTGCATCAACACTCGAAACAGAACGTGTTGAAGATACCTTGCGTGAGCAGGAAAAGTCCTTAAACCAAGAGCCTCTTGAACACAGCAAGGCAGTAGAGGTATCTCCTGAAGTTGATCGAGAACAATCCGAACACCTAGAAATTGAAACAGTAATACCTGCGGTGATTGAACATCAGCACACTGAAACACTCATTCCTGAAGTAACAAAAGAAAAAGAGATACAAAATACCGCATCACTCAATGAAACACTCGAACGCCTGGAAAAACTCTCAAAC of bacterium contains these proteins:
- a CDS encoding ATP-binding protein, producing MVPIQIPNQVLPLFAFEFSLLTLTITLTLPFLYYTYQTKLWSTPKFWKRGDFTLRILTFLLMALLLVKTASLDIPDLKTAHLPLLHFVGPLLTLLAIRKTRFDRWLNQRFQGVPTRIPTQETQSTQQEEENSFTPLFLSHKSQKVHWDDIIINDSLKKQLLSIVELLRSPEKAKKYGIETPKGIIFHGPPGTGKTTIARAFASTAGLNFFSVAADDIISKFVGESEKNLSRLFHAAEQHRPAVVFIDEIDSIGRARGGKSQAWAENLLNHFLQIIDGIKNIEGVYIIGATNRVDLVDDALKRAGRLSKSIEISPPDHKARTELFSIFLRNITMDKEIDISYLAEITEGCTGADIKEICNQAGLNAFNRESQKGNHRHYRVSEHDLFHAIEQYLQPADNTQYC
- a CDS encoding EF-hand domain-containing protein, coding for MFQQQNTTPLAAPEELDKSTSPSSDLNTTLQKEEVVDLKQYIDLEANNAAEARLSDLMKALDTNGDGHVSVSEFKEKATEEHLNKLQTEGVITGEERIKISQDHRHHRVINSMSDSQSDMRTDTLEEQDLNNANDPALHQPASINDILAAMRTTEVKEEMIASTLETERVEDTLREQEKSLNQEPLEHSKAVEVSPEVDREQSEHLEIETVIPAVIEHQHTETLIPEVTKEKEIQNTASLNETLERLEKLSNEMNSDLLNAQPLPTESFATLEGTIVTTGIAEKEVKERVVEPTEATDRESNDATVDEIAVAAESVIEEPLDTEEIIRRTLDQNNVLSEEPSSPHSIPAQRIDHETASTQENRQFKGRRGDLVFSIS